The nucleotide window GCTGGGTGGGCTCTGCACCGTGGGTCTCATGCTCTGGACGGGACGGGTGCTGACGAGCGTCCTGGTCAGCATGGGCTGTTTCTACCTGTTCAGGTCTCTATTCTGAGGTGAGCCGTGGCCAGCAAGATTGAAAACACGCATTTCTGGCAAGCCTCAAGCCTGGGTGGCGTGGAATTGCTGCACGCTCAATATTACCAGCAGCGCTTCACCCCTCACGTTCACGACAGTTTTGTCATCTCGGTCATCGAGTCGGGTGCGCAGCGGTTTCGGCATCGAGGCAGTGAACACGTTGCCCCCATCGGAACCGTGGTCCTGATCAATCCGGATGAGCTGCATACCGGTGCAACCGCCCACCATGAAGGATGGCGCTACCGAGGGTTTTACCCCACGTTGGCGCAACTTGCCGAGGTCCTGGCAGAGCTGGATATACGTTTCAATGGCTCTCCCCGCTTTATCAGCAGTGTCTTGACCGATTCACAAGTGGCGCGAGCGTTCAGTAACGTTCATCTGTTTGCAGAACATGAGGCCTCGGTATTGCTGCAACAAACCGCGTGGAGGGAAGCCACGCTGATGCTGTTCCAGCGGCATGCCGGGATAGGCCCGGTCGCAGCGCCAGGAAAGGAGCCTGTAGCGGTGCGCAGAGCCAGGGAAATACTGCTTGAGCGCCTGGCGTTCCCCCCGTCGCTTGAGGAGCTTGCCTCCAGCGTCGGTCTCTCCCCTTTTCACTTTGCCCGCGTGTTTCGCAACGCAACCGGCCTGCCTCCCCATAGCTGGGTCACGCAAAAGCGCCTGGCTTGTGCACAAGTGTTATTGAAGCAAGGCATTGCCCCGTCAAGGGTTGCCGCGGAGCTCGGCTTTGCTGATCAGAGCCACCTTACCCGGCAGTTCAAACAAGCTTTTGGCATAGGGCCAGGGGCTTACCGGGCTGCCATGGTGAGTTGAGGCAGGAGACCGCGCCAACCCACCCAACCAGGCGAACCTCACGCCGCCATGTGCTTCTCGCGGTAGAACTCAAGATAAAGCACAGTACGGTGAGCCCGGGAAGCGTTGACGGCGAAGTGGTCGAGGGAGCCGTCGAAGATCACCAGGTTGCCGTTGGTGCTCTGGTTGAAGTTGCCATTGACGTTGAGGTAGGCATAGTTCTGAGTGGTCGGGGCATCGATGGTCAGCTGCATGTGCAACAGGCCTTCTTCCCAGGTACCGGTGTGGGAATGGGTGCCGAGGAAAACGTTCGGCTCCATGCGCAGCAAGGCGCAGAGCTTGATCCCGGGGATCTTGCTCAGCAGGTCGATGGTCCCGGGCATGGCGGCGCGGGCATAGGGGATCGGGGTGTCATAGGCGACCAGACCGTATTGGGTCCATTCCGGCATGACGTCCATGTCATCGCCCCAGCCCCAGAGCCAGCCATACTCACCGCCGGCCTCCATGTGCGCGGCGACTTCATCGACGATCTCGGTGATCGACTTGCCCACGCGGTTGATGGTCAGGGTCGGCGCATCGAGGGCCAGGAACTCCTCGCGGATCACTTCCCAGTTGTCGGCAAGGTTCTTGAGGTGCGGAAAACGGCTGGAATCATAAAACGACGGGCGCATAGGAGCTCCTTTTGTTGAGGATTGTCGATTCCGGTGGCGATGAGGGGCGCAGCGGACCAGCCTGGGAAGATTGACCCAGCGGGCCCGGCCTGTCTGTCACGGGAATCCGGTACAGCGTCACAGCGGGTCGACCTGCGGGCCGTCGACCATCCGTGCCACGGCCATCGGCGTGGGCGCCTCGTCCAGGCGACGCATCGGCCCGTAGAGAAGAACGCCCAGCGGCAGCAGCGCAAACAGCGCCCCGGCGACCACGAACAGCATCCCCACCCCACGCCCCGGGCCTGTCCCCAGCCAGCGCCCGATCGAATCGGCGTACAGGCCGCCCGGCATCAACGCCGGCTGGAACCAATGGTCGACCAGGAAGCCGCCAACGATGACGGCCAGGCTGGTGGCAGCAATGGTCAACATGCTGATCAAGGCAAATACACTGGCGCGACTGCCGGCGGGAATCCTGCGCATCCACAACGCGTTCACGCTGGCATCGGCGATGCTCGCCATGGTGATCGCGACGAAGGCCAAGGCGCAGTAGGCCACGGCCTGCGAGACCATCCCCAGGGCCACGACACACGCCGCCAGCAACAGGTCGGCCACCGCCACCATCGCCATCAACCGGCGCGGATTGCCCATGGAAATCAACAACCCCGCCCCGGCCAAACCGCCCAGGGCCGCCCAGGTATAGGCCATGCCCAGGACCTGGCTGCCCAGGGTCGACAACAGCAGCGGTGTCATCATCAGGGTCGCCAGGGCCAACAGCGCACTGCGCATCATGGTGTACACCAGCAGCCCGGCCATCAGGCGTTCGGCGACGAAGAATTTCAGGGCCGCGGCGACGTTGCCCAGGGCACCGCCGAACACCGTGCCCTTGGCTATCGCGTCGTGATGGGCCGCTGGCGGCCGCACATGGGAAAACGCCTTGATCACCAACAGCGTGCCGGAACAGAACGTCAGCAGATCCACCGCGAGGATCGTCACCAGCCCGGCCTTCGCCATGATCGCCCCCGCCAAGAGGGGCGCCACCAGGGCCGAAGCGTTCTTGCTGATGCTGATCAATCCCGAGGCCCGGGTGAATTTATCCGGGGCGACAATCGTGCTGACGGCCGCCTGGTACGCCGGCTTGCGGAAGGCGCCGACAATCGACGCCAGGCAATTGAAGATGTACAGGTGCAACGGCTCCAGCCGTTCGAACCAGAGCAACGCCATGACGCCCAGTAACAGCACCGCCAGGCTGACATCGCAACAGACAATGATGACCCGGTGACTGATCCGGTCCGCCAGCCCTCCCGCCAGCGGCAGGAACAGCACCGCCGGCAAGGTGGCCGCCAGTACTACGTTGGCAAACGCCACCGCCGAGCCGGTGTGGGTGTACACCCAGACGCCGAGGGCGAACTCCATCAGCGCCGTGCCGATGACCGCCAGGGATTCGCCACACCAGAGGAAATAGAAACCCCGCCCCAGATCGAAGCCCTTGCGGTCGCTCACCAGGCTCATGTGCGCACATCGCGGGACGTGGCGACATCCACCAGCTTGCTCATCAGTCGATAGACCAGGGAATACGCCACCGCGCCAAGCACCAGGGGGGCATAACGGGAAAACAGATAGGTGCGCAACACCCGCCTGGCGATAGGCGAGCTGATATTACCGCTGACATGCAAAGGGGTTGGGAACGTGGCTGCGACCGTGGCACCGAACGCATCGTCCATCGACTGGACCGCATGCCACCAGTAGACCGGGATGTACAACGCATCACCCGGCTCCACTACCGTGCGCAGGGCGCGCAGGTCCAGCGTTCCGGGGAAACGCCCGGTATCGATGTCGTACAGGTAGCCCGCTTCTTCGATCACCGGTCGCAATGCCCGCCAACTGGTCTCGTCCGGCGGCAGCAGCAGGACCTCCTTGGCCCCGACCACCTGGGCCATGAACGTCTCGTCGGTGACATGAAAGTGCCAATCGGTGTAGGAGTTGCGGTACAGGAAACTGCGATGGGGAGGATAGGCCCGGGTCTTGCCCAACTGAGGCATGAACGGTAGGCCACCGACGTCCTCCTTCAGCCGCTCGATGGCCGAGCCTTCGGAGAAACGGCAACTGTCGGCCACCAGCGGCGAATCGCCCTCCCCCAGGCTGTCGAGGAACTCATGGAACGGCATGTCCCGGTAGACCGTGTTCGCATACTCGGTCAGCTCGGCCTTGACCTTGGGATTGGACCAGCCGATGACTTCCGAGACGATCTGCGAACGGACCACTACGTTACTGTTGTGCGAGTGGGCCTTGAGGTAGTCCAGGCGGTTCCACTTGTGGAAGGCCGGCCAGTGCCGCACGGCATTCTTGATCAGGCAGGGCCGGTTGCGATTGACATAGCGGCGGGTGAAATCCTCCTTGGAAATCGCCAGCGCATCGATCACTTCGACCGCCCCTGCCTGCGGGTGATTGGGAAAACGGGACAGGCTCCAGAACTTGGAAACCGGACGATCCGATTCGGCGATCAGTGGCATGTTCAACCCTCGCAAACTCACTCAGGGTCGTTGGTATAACAGACTCGCGCGACCACGCCCAAGCACCGCAAAGCCGCGTTTCCCGCCGTTGTCCCTGCTTCCCATGACAGACACCGGGAAACGGATCCTCTAATTTTTTCCCACGTTGTGAAGGGACATCAGGCGTGACCGGACGGCAGGACGGCCCATCGACAGCCGCACCACAGCCCCCCCGACGCCCCCCCTCGCATCAGGCGCCTGCCTACGGCCCCGATGTCCTCTCCACGACCATTTGCATCCGCCGACTGGCAGTCGCCCAGGCCTTCATGCACCGCCATTCGAACGGAGACAAACCTCAATTGATTCTGTCTGCAGGTGCTCCGAAATGGATTCGTCGACCGAAATGCTGCCCACGCAAGACTGCGCCACCCACGAATTGGCCTCCGTCCAGCAGGGCATCTGGCTCGACCAGATCGCGCACCCGGACCTGCCCTACTACAACATCGGCATGTCCCTGGAAATCAAGGGCGAAATCGACATCCCGCTGTTCGAGAAAGCCATCGAGCTGGTGGCCAACAACCACGACGCCCTGCGGCTGAGCTTCAGCCATGAAGGCGGCATCGGCCGCCAGCGGGTCTTGCCGGAGGTCCAGGTCAAGCTGGAAATCGTCGAGTTTACCGAGGCTGAAGCCGATGCCGGACTGGCGATGGAGTACCTGCGCAACGCCTTCCGCCAGCCGTTCCCTGAACTGACCGGCCAACTCTGGGAAGCGCGCATGGTGCGTTGTGGCCCGAACCGTCACTACTGGCTCAACCGTTATCACCACCTGGTCACCGACGGTATCGGCGTGGCGCTGATCGGCCATGCCGTGGGTGCCGCCTACAACGGTTTGCTGGCCGGCAACGACGAAGTCGCCCAAGGACATTCCTACCTGTCGTTCCTGGAGGACGACCGCGACTACCTGCAATCGTCACGCTACGAGCGCGACCGCGAGTTCTGGCAGGAAACCTACGCGCAGTTGCCGCCGTCGCTGCTGCAACGCCGGGCCGACTTCACGACCGGCCAGGCCAATGAACTGGCCCCCAGCGCCCAGGTCCAGGCGATGCTGCCGCGGGCGCTTTACAACGACCTGACGCAATTCGCCAGCGAGCGCAGCCTGTCGGTGGCCCACGTGTTGATCAGCGTCGTCGCCACCTATTTCTGCCGTACCGTGGGCGTCGATGAGATGGTCATCGGCATGCCCGTGCACAACCGCACCAATGCCCGCACCAAGGAAACCGCAGGGATGTTTTCCTCGGTGAGCCCGATTCGCCTGCCCGTCGACCTCGACGCCTCGCTGCTGGACCTGATGCACGCCGCCGGCGGCCAACTGCGCCGCTGCTATCGCCACCAGCGCTTCCCGATTGCCGAGCTCAACCGCATCCTGCGCCTCGCGCAGGCCGGGCGTCGGCAGCTGTTCGACGTTTCGCTGTCATTCGAAAGCCTGGACGGTGACGACCAGTTCGGCGGCACCTCGTCCACCGTCATCACCATGGATAACGGCTACGAACAGACGCCCATGGCGATCTTCGTGCGTGACTACCACCCGTTCGAAGACGTGCATCTGGATTTCAACTTCAACACCGCCTACTACAGCGTGGAAGAGGCCCGGCTGCTGCAACAACGCATCGTCTCGATGCTCGAAGCGGTACTTGACCAGCATGACACGCCGGTGGGCGATTACCCGCTGATGAGCGCGGCCGAACGCCAGCGCCTGCAAGTCGAGTTCAATGCCACCGCCCGCGAGTATCCGCGGGATGTGTTGATCCACACCCTGTTCGAACAGCAGGTCGAGCAACGTCCTCATCACTGCGCCGTGCGCGGCGATAGCGGACCGCTGC belongs to Pseudomonas sp. B21-028 and includes:
- a CDS encoding AraC family transcriptional regulator, which translates into the protein MASKIENTHFWQASSLGGVELLHAQYYQQRFTPHVHDSFVISVIESGAQRFRHRGSEHVAPIGTVVLINPDELHTGATAHHEGWRYRGFYPTLAQLAEVLAELDIRFNGSPRFISSVLTDSQVARAFSNVHLFAEHEASVLLQQTAWREATLMLFQRHAGIGPVAAPGKEPVAVRRAREILLERLAFPPSLEELASSVGLSPFHFARVFRNATGLPPHSWVTQKRLACAQVLLKQGIAPSRVAAELGFADQSHLTRQFKQAFGIGPGAYRAAMVS
- a CDS encoding aspartyl/asparaginyl beta-hydroxylase domain-containing protein, giving the protein MRPSFYDSSRFPHLKNLADNWEVIREEFLALDAPTLTINRVGKSITEIVDEVAAHMEAGGEYGWLWGWGDDMDVMPEWTQYGLVAYDTPIPYARAAMPGTIDLLSKIPGIKLCALLRMEPNVFLGTHSHTGTWEEGLLHMQLTIDAPTTQNYAYLNVNGNFNQSTNGNLVIFDGSLDHFAVNASRAHRTVLYLEFYREKHMAA
- a CDS encoding MFS transporter, with product MSLVSDRKGFDLGRGFYFLWCGESLAVIGTALMEFALGVWVYTHTGSAVAFANVVLAATLPAVLFLPLAGGLADRISHRVIIVCCDVSLAVLLLGVMALLWFERLEPLHLYIFNCLASIVGAFRKPAYQAAVSTIVAPDKFTRASGLISISKNASALVAPLLAGAIMAKAGLVTILAVDLLTFCSGTLLVIKAFSHVRPPAAHHDAIAKGTVFGGALGNVAAALKFFVAERLMAGLLVYTMMRSALLALATLMMTPLLLSTLGSQVLGMAYTWAALGGLAGAGLLISMGNPRRLMAMVAVADLLLAACVVALGMVSQAVAYCALAFVAITMASIADASVNALWMRRIPAGSRASVFALISMLTIAATSLAVIVGGFLVDHWFQPALMPGGLYADSIGRWLGTGPGRGVGMLFVVAGALFALLPLGVLLYGPMRRLDEAPTPMAVARMVDGPQVDPL
- a CDS encoding cupin-like domain-containing protein produces the protein MPLIAESDRPVSKFWSLSRFPNHPQAGAVEVIDALAISKEDFTRRYVNRNRPCLIKNAVRHWPAFHKWNRLDYLKAHSHNSNVVVRSQIVSEVIGWSNPKVKAELTEYANTVYRDMPFHEFLDSLGEGDSPLVADSCRFSEGSAIERLKEDVGGLPFMPQLGKTRAYPPHRSFLYRNSYTDWHFHVTDETFMAQVVGAKEVLLLPPDETSWRALRPVIEEAGYLYDIDTGRFPGTLDLRALRTVVEPGDALYIPVYWWHAVQSMDDAFGATVAATFPTPLHVSGNISSPIARRVLRTYLFSRYAPLVLGAVAYSLVYRLMSKLVDVATSRDVRT